In Pseudomonas asiatica, the following are encoded in one genomic region:
- a CDS encoding carbohydrate porin: MAVGSSVQAAEAFSSESKWMTGDWGGTRTELLEKGYDFTLDYVGEVAGNLHGGYNDDKTARYSDQFALGAHLDLQKIFGWHDAEFKLAITERSGRNLSNDRISDPRAGQFSSVQEVWGRGQTWRLTQMWVKQKYFDGALDVKFGRFGEGEDFNSFPCDFQNLAFCGSQVGNWVGGIWYNWPVSQWALRVKYNITPEFFVQVGAFEQNPSNLETGNGFKLSGSGTKGAILPVEAVWSPKVNGLPGEYRLGYYYSTAKADDVFDDVNGNPQALTGEAFKSHSSKHGWWVVAQQQVTAHGGDVNRGLSLFANFTVHDKATNVVDNYQQVGLVYKGAFDARPKDDIGFGVARIHVNDDVKKRAELLNAQSGISDYDNPGFVPLQRTEYNAELYYGFHVTNWLTVRPNLQYIKSPGGVDEVDNALVAGLKIQSSF; this comes from the coding sequence ATGGCTGTTGGCAGCAGCGTTCAGGCTGCCGAAGCTTTCTCCAGCGAATCGAAGTGGATGACCGGCGACTGGGGCGGCACCCGCACCGAGTTGCTGGAAAAGGGCTATGACTTCACCCTCGATTACGTCGGCGAGGTTGCCGGTAACCTGCACGGTGGATACAACGACGACAAGACTGCGCGCTACAGCGACCAGTTCGCCCTCGGCGCGCACCTGGACCTGCAGAAAATCTTTGGCTGGCACGACGCCGAGTTCAAGCTGGCGATCACCGAGCGCAGCGGCCGCAACCTGTCCAACGACCGCATCAGCGACCCGCGCGCCGGGCAGTTCAGCTCGGTGCAGGAAGTGTGGGGCCGCGGCCAGACTTGGCGCCTGACCCAGATGTGGGTCAAGCAGAAGTACTTCGACGGTGCGCTGGACGTGAAATTCGGCCGCTTCGGCGAGGGCGAGGACTTCAACAGTTTCCCCTGCGACTTCCAGAACCTGGCCTTCTGCGGCTCGCAGGTGGGCAACTGGGTTGGCGGCATCTGGTACAACTGGCCGGTCAGCCAGTGGGCGCTGCGGGTGAAATACAACATCACTCCGGAATTCTTCGTTCAGGTCGGTGCCTTCGAGCAGAACCCTTCCAACCTGGAAACCGGCAACGGCTTCAAGCTCAGTGGCAGCGGCACCAAAGGCGCGATCCTGCCGGTGGAAGCGGTGTGGTCACCCAAGGTCAATGGCCTGCCGGGCGAGTACCGCCTGGGTTACTACTACAGCACGGCCAAGGCCGACGATGTGTTCGATGACGTCAACGGCAACCCGCAGGCGCTGACGGGCGAGGCCTTCAAGTCGCACTCCAGCAAGCATGGCTGGTGGGTGGTGGCACAGCAGCAGGTCACCGCCCATGGCGGCGATGTAAACCGTGGCCTGAGCCTGTTCGCCAACTTCACCGTGCACGACAAGGCCACCAACGTCGTCGACAACTATCAGCAAGTGGGCTTGGTCTACAAAGGCGCATTCGACGCCCGGCCCAAGGACGATATCGGCTTCGGCGTGGCGCGCATTCATGTGAATGACGACGTGAAGAAACGCGCCGAACTGCTCAACGCCCAGAGCGGCATCAGCGATTACGACAACCCAGGCTTCGTGCCGCTGCAGCGTACCGAGTACAACGCCGAGCTCTACTACGGCTTCCACGTCACCAACTGGCTGACCGTGCGGCCCAACCTGCAGTACATCAAGAGCCCCGGCGGCGTGGATGAGGTGGACAACGCGCTGGTCGCAGGGTTGAAGATTCAGTCGTCATTCTGA
- a CDS encoding D-hexose-6-phosphate mutarotase, whose amino-acid sequence MPEHPLHRFFTSQRPRPTFEWERYQQRDVLIIDHPRCQAVFSRQGAQLLHFQPAGERPWLWCAEQWPQVGAIRGGVPVCWPWYGRHPSEDLWPAHGWARLLDWKLVDSREDEEGVTLKWRLDLCDWQVDLHARLGSRMELSLSTEHQDSEPCQLSHALLAYWRISDVSEIALSGLEDIEGYDRLNRQACREDGALKLKGGCQKVYPGTPRVQLQDPAWQRELCIDTGDSDDTVVWHPGNRPLMGVTGRECQRFVCVEAASGSGEGLSLAPGQRAHLRLQAHRLS is encoded by the coding sequence ATGCCCGAACATCCGCTCCATCGCTTCTTCACCTCGCAGCGGCCCCGGCCGACATTCGAGTGGGAGCGTTACCAGCAGCGCGATGTGCTGATCATCGACCATCCCCGTTGCCAGGCGGTGTTCAGCCGCCAGGGTGCGCAACTGCTGCATTTTCAACCAGCGGGTGAACGGCCCTGGCTGTGGTGCGCCGAGCAGTGGCCGCAGGTGGGGGCGATCCGCGGTGGCGTGCCTGTGTGCTGGCCATGGTATGGCCGCCACCCCAGCGAGGACTTGTGGCCCGCCCATGGCTGGGCGCGCCTGCTCGACTGGAAGCTGGTGGACAGCCGCGAGGACGAGGAGGGCGTAACCCTGAAATGGCGGCTGGACCTGTGCGACTGGCAGGTCGACCTGCATGCCCGGCTGGGTAGCCGCATGGAGCTGAGCCTGAGCACCGAGCACCAGGACAGCGAACCCTGTCAGCTGAGCCATGCCTTGCTGGCCTACTGGCGCATCAGTGACGTGTCCGAGATAGCGCTGTCCGGGTTGGAGGATATCGAAGGCTACGACCGCCTGAACCGCCAGGCCTGCCGTGAAGATGGCGCGCTGAAGCTCAAGGGCGGTTGCCAGAAGGTCTACCCCGGCACGCCGCGGGTGCAATTGCAGGACCCGGCCTGGCAGCGCGAGCTGTGCATCGATACCGGTGACAGCGACGACACGGTGGTGTGGCACCCGGGCAACCGCCCGCTGATGGGCGTGACCGGGCGTGAATGCCAGCGCTTCGTCTGTGTCGAGGCCGCCAGCGGCAGTGGCGAGGGCCTGAGCCTGGCGCCGGGGCAGCGTGCCCACCTGCGCCTGCAGGCCCACCGGCTCAGTTGA
- the pgl gene encoding 6-phosphogluconolactonase — MGISELKLPATVTVHELADAKALAAAQAHDVAERLRAAIAAKGQACVVLSGGRSPVPFLEKLASENLDWAKVTVSLADERWVPVEHADSNAGLLARHLFKGAAAKARFVGLYQQAENLDAAAGKADQALAELPPIDVLVLGMGDDGHTASLFPASPNLEAGLDLANPRRCLPLLAPSVPRQRLSMTRSLLASSAFTALSVQGQGKLATLRAALAGTDLSEMPIRAFLHAPLDIYWCP, encoded by the coding sequence ATGGGGATATCTGAACTGAAACTGCCAGCGACTGTGACGGTACATGAGCTGGCGGATGCCAAGGCTCTGGCCGCAGCCCAGGCCCATGACGTGGCCGAGCGCCTGCGCGCAGCCATTGCCGCCAAGGGCCAGGCCTGCGTGGTGCTATCCGGCGGCCGCAGCCCGGTGCCGTTCCTCGAGAAGCTGGCCAGCGAAAACCTCGACTGGGCCAAGGTCACCGTCAGCCTGGCCGATGAGCGCTGGGTGCCGGTGGAGCATGCCGACAGCAACGCCGGCCTGCTGGCGCGCCACCTGTTCAAGGGCGCGGCGGCCAAGGCCCGCTTCGTTGGTCTTTACCAGCAGGCGGAGAACCTTGATGCCGCTGCAGGCAAGGCCGATCAGGCCTTGGCCGAGCTGCCGCCAATTGACGTACTGGTGCTGGGCATGGGGGATGATGGCCATACAGCTTCGCTGTTCCCCGCCAGCCCCAACCTGGAAGCAGGCCTCGACCTGGCCAACCCACGCCGCTGCCTGCCTTTGCTGGCACCGAGCGTGCCGCGCCAGCGCCTTTCGATGACCCGCTCGCTGCTGGCCAGTTCCGCCTTTACCGCGCTGTCCGTACAAGGGCAGGGCAAACTCGCTACCCTGCGCGCCGCGCTGGCTGGCACCGACCTTTCCGAAATGCCGATACGCGCTTTTCTTCACGCCCCCCTGGACATCTACTGGTGCCCATGA
- the hexR gene encoding DNA-binding transcriptional regulator HexR: MRNLLEQIQGRLDELNKAERKVAEVILLNPQQATRFSIAALAQAAKVSEPTVNRFCRSFGVSGYPELKLQLAQSLASGAAYVSRAVEADDDPAAYTQKIFASAIASLDSACQQLDPQQVSRAVDMMIQARQIHFFGLGASAPVALDAQHKFFRFNLAVSAHADVLMQRMLASVAHTGDLFVIISYTGRTRELVEVARLARENGASVLGLTAAGSPLANACSLSLHIPLPEDTDIYMPMTSRIIQLTVLDVLATGMTLRRGVDFQPHLRKIKESLNASRYPIEDDELN; the protein is encoded by the coding sequence GTGCGAAACCTCCTGGAACAGATCCAGGGCCGCCTCGACGAGCTGAACAAGGCCGAACGCAAAGTCGCCGAAGTCATCCTGCTCAATCCGCAACAAGCCACCCGTTTCAGCATCGCTGCGCTGGCCCAGGCGGCCAAGGTCAGCGAACCGACCGTCAACCGCTTCTGCCGCTCGTTCGGCGTCAGCGGCTACCCCGAGCTCAAGCTGCAGCTGGCGCAGAGCCTGGCCAGCGGCGCCGCCTACGTCAGCCGCGCGGTGGAGGCTGACGATGACCCGGCAGCCTACACCCAGAAGATCTTCGCCAGTGCCATCGCCTCGCTCGACAGCGCCTGCCAGCAGCTCGACCCGCAACAGGTCAGCCGTGCCGTGGACATGATGATCCAGGCCCGGCAGATCCACTTCTTCGGCCTGGGCGCCTCGGCCCCGGTGGCGCTGGACGCCCAGCACAAGTTCTTCCGCTTCAACCTGGCAGTATCGGCCCACGCCGACGTGCTGATGCAGCGCATGCTGGCCTCGGTGGCGCACACCGGCGACCTGTTCGTCATCATCTCCTACACCGGGCGCACCCGCGAACTGGTCGAGGTGGCCCGCCTGGCCCGGGAAAACGGCGCCTCGGTACTGGGCCTGACCGCTGCCGGTTCGCCACTGGCCAATGCCTGCAGCCTGAGCCTGCACATTCCGCTGCCGGAAGACACCGACATCTACATGCCGATGACCTCGCGGATCATCCAGCTGACCGTGCTCGATGTGCTGGCCACCGGCATGACCCTGCGGCGCGGCGTGGACTTCCAGCCGCACCTGCGCAAGATCAAGGAAAGCCTCAACGCCAGCCGCTACCCGATCGAGGACGACGAGCTCAACTGA
- the xseA gene encoding exodeoxyribonuclease VII large subunit encodes MIRDPFERLGLDREVLTVSQLNGRARVLLEDVFRNVWVEGEISNLARPASGHMYFTLKDSGAQVRCALFRQNATRVRQALRDGLAVRVRGKVSLFEGRGDYQLILDTVEPAGDGALRLAFEALKEKLGAEGLFSAERKQPLPAHPQRIGIITSPTGAVIRDIISVFGRRAPQVELNLIPTAVQGREAIAQIVRAIRLADSLGFDALILARGGGSLEDLWCFNEEAVARAVAACVTPIVSAVGHETDVSISDFVADVRAPTPSAAAELLAPDNSGLQQRLDGLQRRLLLRMQNRLTHDRLRLESLTRRLRHPGERLRQQAQRLDDLDMRLRRAFMLNLNQRHERLARLDTRLAAQHPGRTLKLLGQRLDSLAERLPRAMREVLKDRRQRFQAQLQTLQVVSPLATLARGYSILLDEQGQAIRSAEQTRNGQRLTARLNEGELLVRVEDNHLTPVTLSLLD; translated from the coding sequence ATGATCAGAGACCCTTTCGAACGACTCGGCCTGGACCGCGAGGTCCTTACCGTCAGCCAACTCAACGGCCGCGCCCGCGTGCTGCTGGAAGACGTGTTCCGCAACGTATGGGTGGAAGGCGAGATTTCCAACCTCGCCCGCCCGGCGTCCGGCCACATGTACTTCACCCTCAAGGACAGCGGCGCACAGGTGCGCTGCGCGCTGTTCCGGCAGAACGCCACGCGGGTGCGCCAGGCCCTGCGCGACGGCCTGGCGGTGCGGGTACGCGGCAAGGTTTCGTTGTTCGAAGGGCGTGGCGACTATCAGCTGATTCTCGACACCGTCGAGCCGGCCGGCGATGGCGCCCTGCGCCTGGCCTTCGAGGCATTGAAAGAGAAGCTCGGTGCCGAGGGGCTGTTCAGCGCCGAACGCAAGCAGCCGCTGCCGGCCCACCCGCAGCGCATCGGCATCATTACGTCGCCCACCGGCGCAGTGATCCGCGACATCATCAGTGTGTTCGGTCGCCGCGCCCCGCAAGTGGAACTGAACCTGATCCCCACCGCAGTGCAGGGCCGCGAAGCCATTGCACAGATCGTGCGCGCGATCCGCCTGGCCGATAGCCTGGGGTTCGATGCACTGATCCTGGCCCGGGGCGGCGGCTCGCTTGAAGACTTGTGGTGCTTCAACGAAGAAGCGGTGGCGCGGGCCGTGGCCGCCTGTGTCACGCCGATTGTCAGCGCCGTGGGCCATGAGACCGATGTCTCGATCAGCGACTTCGTCGCCGACGTGCGCGCGCCTACACCGTCTGCCGCCGCCGAGCTGCTGGCCCCCGACAACAGTGGCCTGCAGCAACGCCTGGATGGCCTGCAACGGCGCCTGCTGCTGCGCATGCAGAACCGCCTGACCCACGACCGCCTGCGCCTGGAGTCGCTGACCCGGCGTCTGCGCCACCCGGGCGAGCGCCTGCGCCAGCAGGCCCAGCGCCTGGACGACCTGGACATGCGCTTGCGCCGCGCGTTCATGCTCAACCTCAACCAGCGCCACGAGCGCCTGGCACGCCTGGATACCCGCCTCGCCGCGCAGCACCCGGGGCGTACCCTGAAACTGCTGGGCCAACGCCTGGACAGCCTGGCCGAGCGCCTGCCACGGGCCATGCGCGAGGTGCTCAAGGACCGCCGCCAGCGCTTCCAGGCCCAGTTGCAGACGCTGCAGGTGGTCAGCCCGCTGGCCACCCTCGCCCGCGGCTACAGCATCCTGCTGGACGAACAGGGCCAGGCCATCCGCAGCGCCGAACAGACCCGCAATGGCCAGCGTCTGACCGCCCGCCTGAACGAAGGCGAGCTGTTGGTGCGGGTCGAAGACAACCACCTGACCCCGGTCACCCTCTCACTTCTGGACTGA
- a CDS encoding M23 family metallopeptidase, producing MPRLLAPLLALSLLLLAGGAQASYITRTLNKPVPGGVAVVDLGPAASAPSARFDGKPVLVVKEQDNWLAIVGIPLTQKPGTAMLSQGGRTLPFTVGSKKYPEQRITLKNTRQVNPNPADLKRIDRELAEQIKAYRSFSPTLPSNLILDKPVSGPLSSKFGVRRFFNGEERNPHAGLDFAVPAGTPIKTPANGKVILVGDYFFNGRTVFVDHGQGFISMFCHMSKIDVQVGQQLRRGEVVGRVGSTGRATGPHMHWNVSLNDARVDPAIFIGAFQP from the coding sequence ATGCCCCGCCTGCTCGCGCCCCTGCTTGCCCTTTCCCTCCTGCTGCTGGCCGGCGGCGCCCAGGCCAGCTACATCACCCGCACGCTGAACAAGCCGGTACCCGGCGGCGTGGCGGTGGTCGACCTCGGCCCCGCCGCCAGCGCGCCCAGCGCCCGCTTCGACGGCAAACCGGTGCTGGTGGTGAAAGAGCAGGACAACTGGCTGGCCATCGTCGGCATCCCGCTGACCCAGAAGCCCGGCACCGCGATGCTGAGCCAGGGCGGCCGCACCCTGCCCTTCACGGTCGGTAGCAAGAAATACCCCGAGCAGCGCATCACCCTGAAGAACACCCGCCAGGTCAACCCGAACCCGGCCGACCTCAAGCGCATCGATCGTGAGCTGGCCGAGCAGATCAAGGCATACCGCAGCTTCAGCCCGACCCTGCCCAGCAACCTGATTCTCGACAAGCCGGTCAGTGGCCCGCTGTCGAGCAAGTTCGGCGTGCGCCGTTTCTTCAATGGCGAAGAACGCAACCCGCATGCCGGGCTGGACTTCGCGGTACCGGCCGGCACGCCGATCAAGACCCCGGCCAATGGCAAGGTGATCCTGGTGGGCGATTACTTCTTCAATGGCCGTACGGTGTTCGTCGACCACGGGCAGGGCTTTATCAGCATGTTCTGCCATATGTCGAAGATCGATGTGCAGGTGGGGCAGCAGCTGCGCCGGGGCGAGGTGGTCGGGCGCGTGGGCTCGACCGGGCGGGCTACCGGGCCACACATGCACTGGAACGTCAGCCTGAACGATGCACGGGTGGATCCGGCGATTTTCATTGGCGCGTTCCAGCCCTGA
- a CDS encoding LysR family transcriptional regulator: MTSIRQLRYFVEIAECGSFSAAAERLYIAQSALSRQIKELEQQLGTPLFERTARLPRLTLAGQAFLERARRLLADLAQAERVTRDIGEGLQGSLRLNHSSTVPLTGPLLARLGGYLRDNPGVTLEIAQQSSEAQLEDIAAGRLDIGLLRLPVLRQYEGVVLHELFSEPLLLAVAAGHLLARAPQVRLEQLREERFISIPHRDRGGLSYLSASMCMEAGFFPRAAQVLSRKTTQLQLIQAGFGVALLPECMREIAPASVSFVALEGGCESTVAMACRRGAGSMVRQFVTAMQA, translated from the coding sequence ATGACGTCAATCCGCCAACTGCGTTACTTCGTGGAAATCGCCGAATGCGGCAGCTTCAGCGCTGCCGCCGAGCGGCTGTACATCGCCCAGTCGGCGCTGAGCCGGCAGATCAAGGAACTGGAGCAGCAACTGGGCACGCCGCTGTTCGAACGCACCGCGCGCCTGCCGCGCCTGACACTGGCTGGCCAGGCCTTCCTGGAACGGGCGCGGCGCTTGCTGGCCGACCTGGCGCAGGCCGAGCGTGTAACCCGCGACATTGGCGAAGGGCTGCAGGGCAGTCTGCGCCTGAACCACTCCAGTACAGTGCCGCTGACCGGCCCGCTGCTGGCTCGCCTGGGCGGTTACTTGCGCGACAACCCAGGGGTTACGCTGGAAATTGCCCAGCAGTCGTCGGAGGCGCAGTTGGAGGATATCGCTGCCGGGCGGTTGGATATCGGCCTGCTGCGCTTGCCTGTACTGCGCCAGTATGAAGGGGTGGTGCTGCATGAACTGTTCAGCGAACCCCTGCTGCTGGCGGTCGCCGCCGGGCATCTCTTGGCCCGCGCGCCCCAGGTGAGACTGGAACAACTGCGGGAAGAGCGCTTCATTTCGATTCCGCACCGGGACCGTGGCGGGCTGAGCTACCTGTCGGCCTCGATGTGCATGGAGGCAGGCTTTTTCCCGCGCGCAGCGCAGGTGCTGTCGCGCAAGACCACCCAGTTGCAGTTGATTCAGGCGGGGTTTGGGGTGGCGTTGTTGCCGGAATGCATGCGCGAGATTGCGCCAGCCTCAGTCAGCTTCGTGGCACTGGAAGGAGGGTGTGAGAGTACTGTGGCGATGGCTTGCAGGCGTGGCGCAGGTTCGATGGTGCGCCAGTTCGTGACGGCGATGCAGGCCTGA
- the leuA gene encoding 2-isopropylmalate synthase, whose amino-acid sequence MTMLKDPSKKYRAFPTIDLPDRTWPSKTITAAPIWCSSDLRDGNQSLIEPMDSEKKLRFWKTLVQVGVKEIEASFPSASQTDFDFVRMLIEDGHIPDDTTIQVLTQAREDLIARTFESLRGAKKAIVHLYNATSPSFRRIVFNQDKQGVKDIAVNAAKLFVKYAAQQPETQWTFQYSPETFSATEMEFAKEVCDAVIEVWNPTPEHKIILNLPATVEVSTPNIYADQIEWFCRNVSRRDSVIISLHCHNDRGTGIAATELGLMAGADRAEGCLFGNGERTGNVDLVTLALNLYTQGIDPLLDFSDIDGVRKVVEECNQLPVHPRHPYVGDLVHTAFSGSHQDAIRKGFAKQQEGELWEVPYLPIDPADIGRSYEAVIRVNSQSGKGGITYLLEQEYGISLPRRMQIEFSQVVQGETDRLGLEMTAQQIYSLLHKEYLQANSPYALVSHRLQEENGHSAVEVEVAGEGETTLHWRGKGNGALEALVAGLPIAVEIMDYNEHAIGAGTNAKAAAYIELRVAGGRPVHGVGIDENITTASFKALFSALNRSLSQQEAKAA is encoded by the coding sequence ATGACCATGCTCAAAGACCCTTCGAAGAAATACCGCGCTTTCCCGACCATCGACCTGCCTGACCGTACCTGGCCGTCGAAGACCATCACCGCCGCGCCAATCTGGTGCAGTTCCGACCTGCGTGATGGCAACCAGTCGCTGATCGAGCCGATGGATTCGGAGAAGAAACTGCGCTTCTGGAAGACCCTGGTGCAGGTTGGCGTGAAGGAAATCGAAGCCTCGTTCCCGTCCGCCTCGCAGACTGATTTCGACTTCGTGCGCATGCTGATCGAAGACGGCCACATCCCGGACGACACCACCATCCAGGTACTCACCCAGGCCCGTGAAGACCTCATCGCCCGCACCTTCGAATCGCTGCGCGGGGCGAAGAAGGCCATCGTCCACCTGTACAACGCCACCAGCCCGTCGTTCCGCCGTATCGTCTTCAACCAGGACAAGCAAGGCGTGAAGGACATCGCGGTGAACGCGGCCAAGCTGTTCGTCAAGTACGCCGCCCAGCAGCCGGAAACCCAGTGGACCTTCCAGTACTCGCCTGAAACCTTCAGCGCCACCGAGATGGAGTTCGCCAAGGAAGTCTGCGACGCGGTCATCGAGGTGTGGAACCCTACCCCCGAGCACAAGATCATCCTCAACCTGCCGGCCACCGTGGAAGTGTCCACCCCGAACATCTACGCCGACCAGATCGAGTGGTTCTGCCGTAATGTCAGCCGTCGCGACAGCGTGATCATCAGCCTGCACTGCCACAACGACCGTGGTACCGGCATTGCCGCCACCGAACTGGGCCTGATGGCCGGTGCCGATCGTGCCGAAGGCTGCCTGTTCGGCAACGGCGAGCGTACCGGTAACGTCGACCTGGTGACCCTGGCGCTGAACCTCTACACCCAGGGCATCGACCCGCTGCTGGACTTCTCCGACATCGACGGCGTGCGCAAGGTGGTCGAAGAGTGCAACCAGCTGCCGGTGCACCCACGCCACCCGTACGTGGGCGACCTGGTCCACACCGCGTTCTCCGGCTCGCACCAGGACGCCATCCGCAAGGGCTTCGCCAAGCAGCAGGAAGGCGAACTGTGGGAAGTACCTTACTTGCCGATCGACCCGGCCGACATCGGTCGCAGCTACGAGGCGGTGATCCGCGTCAACAGCCAGTCGGGCAAAGGCGGCATCACCTACCTGCTCGAGCAGGAATACGGCATCAGCCTGCCGCGCCGCATGCAGATCGAATTCAGCCAGGTAGTACAGGGCGAAACCGACCGCCTGGGCCTGGAAATGACCGCCCAGCAGATCTACAGCCTGCTGCACAAGGAATACCTGCAGGCCAACTCCCCGTATGCGCTGGTCAGCCACCGTCTGCAGGAAGAGAACGGCCACAGCGCCGTGGAAGTGGAAGTCGCCGGTGAAGGCGAAACCACCCTGCACTGGCGCGGCAAGGGCAACGGTGCACTGGAAGCACTGGTGGCCGGCCTGCCGATTGCCGTGGAGATCATGGACTACAACGAGCATGCCATTGGCGCCGGCACCAATGCCAAGGCCGCGGCCTATATCGAACTGCGCGTGGCCGGTGGCCGCCCGGTGCATGGTGTGGGTATCGATGAAAACATCACCACGGCCAGCTTCAAGGCATTGTTCAGCGCGCTGAACCGCTCGCTGAGCCAGCAGGAAGCCAAGGCGGCCTGA
- a CDS encoding bifunctional 4-hydroxy-2-oxoglutarate aldolase/2-dehydro-3-deoxy-phosphogluconate aldolase gives MTTLERPQPKLSMADKAARIDAICKEARILPVITIAREEDILPLADALAAGGIRTLEVTLRSQYGLKAIQVLREQRPELCVGAGTVLDRGMFAAVEAAGAQFVVTPGITQDILEAGVDSEIPLLPGISTPSEIMMGYALGYRRFKLFPAEISGGVAAIKAFGGPFGDIRFCPTGGVNPANVRNYMALPNVMCVGGTWMLDSSWIKNGDWARIEACSAEAMALLDAN, from the coding sequence ATGACCACCCTCGAACGCCCACAGCCCAAGCTCTCGATGGCCGACAAAGCCGCACGGATCGACGCCATTTGCAAAGAGGCGCGCATCCTGCCGGTGATCACCATCGCCCGTGAGGAAGACATCCTGCCGTTGGCTGACGCCCTGGCCGCCGGCGGTATCCGTACCCTGGAAGTGACCTTGCGCTCGCAATATGGCCTGAAGGCCATCCAGGTGTTGCGCGAGCAGCGCCCGGAGCTTTGTGTCGGTGCCGGCACCGTGCTCGATCGTGGCATGTTCGCCGCGGTTGAAGCTGCGGGTGCGCAATTCGTCGTTACGCCAGGCATTACCCAAGACATTCTCGAAGCTGGTGTGGACAGCGAGATCCCGCTGCTGCCAGGCATCAGCACGCCGTCCGAAATCATGATGGGCTACGCCCTGGGCTACCGCCGCTTCAAGCTGTTCCCGGCGGAGATCAGCGGCGGGGTAGCGGCGATCAAGGCCTTTGGCGGCCCGTTCGGCGATATTCGTTTCTGCCCTACGGGCGGTGTGAACCCGGCCAACGTGCGCAACTACATGGCGCTGCCCAATGTGATGTGCGTGGGTGGTACCTGGATGCTCGACAGCAGCTGGATCAAGAACGGCGACTGGGCGCGGATCGAAGCGTGCAGCGCGGAGGCGATGGCGCTGCTGGACGCCAACTGA
- the zwf gene encoding glucose-6-phosphate dehydrogenase: MAAISVEPCTFALFGALGDLALRKLFPALYQLDRANLLHPETRLLALAREAGSAQGHLDSIEAHLRRHVPEADIEPAALGRFLARLSYQHLDFLQPEGYQALAEQLPGELPLIAYFATAAAVYGAICENLDKAGLAARTRVVLEKPIGHDLESSRRVNDAVARFFPESRVYRIDHYLGKETVQNLIALRFANSLFETQWNQNSISHVEITVAEKVGIEGRWGYFDKAGQLRDMIQNHLLQLLCLIAMDPPSELSADAIRDEKVKVLKALAPITGEGLSTRVVRGQYIAGYSDGKPVPGYLEEDNANAQSDTETFVALRADIRNWRWSGVPFYLRTGKRMPQKLSQIVIHFKETPHYIFAPEQRLQIGNKLIIRLQPDEGISLRVMTKEQGLDKGMQLRSGPLQLNFSDTWRSARIPDAYERLLLEVMRGNQNLFVRKDEIEYAWKWCDQLIAGWRNAGDAPKPYAAGSWGPMSSIALITRDGRAWYGDI, from the coding sequence ATGGCTGCGATCAGTGTCGAACCTTGCACCTTTGCCCTGTTTGGCGCCCTAGGCGACCTGGCATTGCGCAAGCTGTTTCCTGCCCTCTATCAGCTCGACCGGGCCAACCTGCTGCACCCGGAAACCCGCCTGCTGGCGCTGGCCCGCGAGGCCGGTAGCGCGCAGGGCCACCTGGACAGCATCGAGGCGCACCTGCGCCGGCATGTGCCCGAGGCCGATATCGAGCCCGCCGCGCTGGGCCGTTTCCTCGCCAGGCTGAGCTACCAGCACCTGGATTTCCTCCAGCCCGAGGGCTATCAGGCCCTGGCCGAGCAGTTGCCGGGCGAGCTGCCGCTGATTGCCTACTTCGCCACCGCTGCGGCGGTGTACGGGGCCATCTGCGAAAACCTCGACAAGGCCGGGCTGGCCGCACGCACCCGAGTGGTGCTGGAGAAGCCCATTGGCCACGACCTGGAGTCGTCGCGCCGGGTCAATGATGCTGTGGCTCGGTTCTTCCCAGAGAGCCGGGTCTACCGCATCGACCACTACTTGGGCAAGGAAACGGTGCAGAACCTGATCGCCCTGCGTTTCGCCAACAGCCTGTTCGAAACCCAGTGGAACCAGAATTCCATCTCCCATGTGGAGATCACCGTCGCCGAGAAGGTCGGTATCGAAGGCCGCTGGGGCTACTTCGACAAGGCCGGCCAGCTGCGCGACATGATCCAGAACCACCTGCTGCAGCTGCTGTGCCTGATCGCCATGGACCCGCCCAGCGAACTGTCGGCCGACGCCATCCGTGACGAGAAGGTCAAGGTACTCAAGGCCCTGGCACCGATCACCGGTGAAGGGCTGAGCACCCGTGTGGTGCGCGGCCAGTACATCGCCGGCTACAGCGATGGCAAGCCGGTGCCCGGTTACCTGGAAGAAGACAACGCCAACGCCCAGAGCGACACCGAAACCTTCGTCGCCCTGCGTGCTGACATCCGCAACTGGCGCTGGTCGGGGGTGCCGTTCTACCTGCGTACCGGCAAGCGCATGCCGCAGAAACTGTCGCAGATCGTCATCCACTTCAAGGAAACGCCGCACTACATCTTCGCTCCGGAACAGCGTTTGCAGATCGGTAACAAGCTGATCATCCGCCTGCAACCGGACGAAGGCATTTCTTTACGGGTGATGACCAAGGAGCAGGGCCTGGATAAAGGCATGCAACTGCGCAGCGGCCCGTTGCAGCTGAATTTCTCCGATACCTGGCGCAGTGCAAGGATCCCGGATGCCTACGAGCGGCTGTTGCTCGAAGTGATGCGCGGTAACCAGAACCTGTTCGTGCGCAAGGACGAAATCGAGTATGCCTGGAAGTGGTGCGACCAGCTGATTGCTGGCTGGCGTAACGCAGGCGATGCGCCCAAACCGTACGCCGCAGGCTCCTGGGGGCCGATGAGCTCGATTGCACTGATCACACGCGATGGGAGGGCGTGGTATGGGGATATCTGA